In the Ignavibacteria bacterium genome, AGCTGATAGAAATAGATCCCAGTGGATAATTGAGAATTGAGAATTGATAATTGAGAATTATAAATTCCTGGGTCATTAATTTCATCAACAAGCGTTGCAATTTCTCTCCCGAGCACGTCATAGACTTTCAAAGATACATGTTCTCTTCTCAATACTGAATACTCAATGCTAGTTACTCCATTGAATGGATTAGGATAATTCTGCGATAGAGAGAATCTCTCTGGAACGTTTGCGGGTTGATAATCCTTAACGTCAAGTATCACTCCACCTTCACGGTAAATAGATAATCCGGCATTTGTCCCGATAATTTTATGATTCGCTCCGTCAATCTCAATTGATGTTATGGAGTTGCTCGGAAGCTCGGAGTTAGATACATTGAACACCTGCCAGTTCGTTCCATCGTATTTTACCAAACCTGCATTCTCTGTTCCAATCCATAAGTTTCCAATTGTATCGACTTTTATTACTCTTATCCAATTGCTTGGGAGCCCGGAGTTCGATGTGTTGTAAACAGTCCAATTAGTCCCATCGTATTTTACCAATCCATAACGCCAAGTGCCAATCCATTTATTATTTAGACTGTCTATTGCCAATGAGATTATCCAGTTTTCCGGTAAACCGGAAGTCGATGTATTGTAAACACCCCAGCTTGCTTCATCGGTTATAACCAAGCCATTCTCCGTTCCAATCCATTTATAGTTGAATTTATCTATCAGAATTGAGCTGATGTATCTGCCCGGAAGACCAGAATTATATCTATTGTAAATAGTCCAATTGATTCCGTTAAATTTAGCTACACCATTATCGGTTCCTATCCATTTGTTCCCGTATGAATCGATGTTAACGCAAAGTACGTTATTGCTTGGGATGGGTGAGTTCGAAGTATTGAAAGTATCCCATTTGGCACCATTAAAGTGAAGCAATCCGTTGAACTGCGTTCCGACCCAGATTTTGTTAGCAGAGTCTGTTTTAAGAGTTTGTATGTAAGTTCCGGGAATTTCACCCCGCCAGCTTGTTGTGTTTTTATCTGATTTATGAAATACAATTCCGCTTCCGTAAGTTCCGATTAAGATGTTACCGGATTTATCGTATGCAACAGCTTTAACATAATCGTTTTGGATGCCGGTGTTGTTGTTATCGAAAATAAACCAATCAGCGCAATCGTATTTAACAACTCTATTATCATTAGTCCCCAGAAAAACATCTGAGCCGTCAGATAGTATTATATTGATCCATGAATAAGGTAATCCAGAGTTCATTTCGTCAAGTTGGAGATAATTGGTGGTGTCATTGAAAATTATTACAAATCTATGAGACGGAAATAGAGCGTCTCCATGAAAACCTATCCAAATTCGACCAGCACTGTCTTCAGTAATTGTTGTAAATCTATGTGAATCATTCTTAAAATAATGAATCCATCTGCTTCCGTTAAAAATAGCAATTCCAAGATATCCACCAATCCAAATATTATCATGTCTATCAATATAAATGTCTAATATTGTTTCAGGAATACGTGAGGAAGTTCTGTTAAATGTTATCCAGCTTGTATCATTAAATATTGCTAATCCGCCGTTCCACCCAGTTCCGATGTACTTCTTATTAAATCTATCAATAGTAATTGCGGTTACTTTTATTTCTGGAAGTCCAGAATTCCCCGTCCAATATCTTGTCCAGTTTGTGCCATCAAATTTAATTAATCCTTTTTCCTCAGTACCGATCCATATATTTCCAATAGAATCAAATGCAACAGCATTTATTATGTTTTCCATAATACCTGAATTCGCGGTGTTATAGATAGTCCATTCGATTCCATCGTATTTTGCTAGCCCATAGCCGTTGGTCAAAAACCATTTGTTATCGTTTTTATCTATCAGAAGTTTTTTAATCGTAGACTTTGGTATTCCTGGAATTTGGATTTCGATATTTGTCCAATTAAAATTGTCGTATGTTACAACATCACCATTTCCCATTAAAAACCATTTTACTTTTTTCTTGTCTATCGCAATCGATAGAATTTTTGAGTTGGTAATCCCAGTTTTATTTTTATTATAAGTACGCCATTCTAAAGATTGTGCCACAAGTGATGTGGGTAAAAGAAAAATAATTATTATTAAGTTTAATATTTTATACATACTTTTTGCACCTAACAGATAAGTGAGATGCAAGCTGAATAATGATCAGCTTGCATCTCAGTTTAACAAAATTATTTAATCAACAAAAACTTCCTGACAGAATAAAAATTCCCAGCCCTTAACTCATAAAAATATATACCGGACTGCAATTCAAAATCTTCGGCATTGAAGTCAATTTCATATTCGCCAGGTTCTTTATGTTCATTTACTATAGTTCCAATAATGTTTCCAAGCAAATCATAGACTTTTAGTGTTGTAAGTACGGCATTAAATTGATTTACTGGAATACTGAACCTAATTTTTGTTGATGGATTAAATGGATTAGGATAATTTTGTTCAAGGGTAAATTGAGCTGGATAAATTCTCCCTACAGCGATTTTATTCTCACCTGTACCATAGCTGATACTAACTGTTGATGAATATTCTGAATGATGACTTGTATAATCCCTTGCTCTGATTCTATATTCAACTTTACAAGGACCATAACCTGCCGAACCTATTGATTCATCTGTAAAATCAGATTTGGAATAATCCCGCGATGCGAAATAATACCAAGGACCAAAATTTCCCGTCCCCAAAGAATCAATGCGTCTATCAATTTTATAGGCAGTGTTATTGTCCGCTCTGACTACATCTGGTTCTGAATTTTTTGTCCAGGTTAATTTTGGATGTCCAGCCCCATCGACAGTAATTGAGAAATTTTGCGGAACTAATGGATTGGCGTCGTATTGGCAATACCGCATGTAGGAAGAACCATTATCTTTCCAGATCAAATAAATATCATTTGAAACAGAAGAACTGCTAAGAGAATTAAAATTGCTTCCGCTTGCTACAGAAACCACTGAGCTCCATGCACCGTCATAAGTTCTATGTTTTAATCCAGAGGCAGAATAAATAATATTTAATTTATTATTTACAGTACGACTGACAGTGCATAATACATTGTCAACATTTTCAGCAACAGTGAGATAGTTCGTCCCATATGAAGTAGCGTCAGCTATTTTCTTTTTCTGCCTAATACGAACAAGTTCGCCATCATCGTATATATAAAATATATACAGACTGTCATCACTGGTAGAATAAATCATTGAACCTGCAGTGTAACTTGAAATAGTTTCACAAACCGACCAGATACCTCCGCCACCAGGGTAATAGAATTTATCCCGTGTGCGGGTTACATTAGTGCTTAACTGCCAGGTAATATGCGCTCTTCTAGCATCGTTGTAATAAGTTGCTCGAATTGAAGGATATTTTGCGTCTGTATTATCACAATCAGATACATCTCCTTCATCAACAGGTGTGGTATCTTGAAATCGGGAATAATATACTCTGTACCTACCATTATTATATCTTGAATCTGCTACATGCAGATAATCAAAATCGCTATCGTAAAACGCATCAAGTCCTTCGCAGGTAGATGTAGAAATGTCGTATGAAGAAGAAAGGCTCCAACTACCTCCCGAATTTGTTGATTTATAATACTTTATATAATTGTCTTTTCTATAGACCACACAAACCACATCTCCTCTTCCAGTAATATTAGCC is a window encoding:
- a CDS encoding T9SS type A sorting domain-containing protein gives rise to the protein MRYCQYDANPLVPQNFSITVDGAGHPKLTWTKNSEPDVVRADNNTAYKIDRRIDSLGTGNFGPWYYFASRDYSKSDFTDESIGSAGYGPCKVEYRIRARDYTSHHSEYSSTVSISYGTGENKIAVGRIYPAQFTLEQNYPNPFNPSTKIRFSIPVNQFNAVLTTLKVYDLLGNIIGTIVNEHKEPGEYEIDFNAEDFELQSGIYFYELRAGNFYSVRKFLLIK
- a CDS encoding T9SS type A sorting domain-containing protein, with protein sequence MYKILNLIIIIFLLPTSLVAQSLEWRTYNKNKTGITNSKILSIAIDKKKVKWFLMGNGDVVTYDNFNWTNIEIQIPGIPKSTIKKLLIDKNDNKWFLTNGYGLAKYDGIEWTIYNTANSGIMENIINAVAFDSIGNIWIGTEEKGLIKFDGTNWTRYWTGNSGLPEIKVTAITIDRFNKKYIGTGWNGGLAIFNDTSWITFNRTSSRIPETILDIYIDRHDNIWIGGYLGIAIFNGSRWIHYFKNDSHRFTTITEDSAGRIWIGFHGDALFPSHRFVIIFNDTTNYLQLDEMNSGLPYSWINIILSDGSDVFLGTNDNRVVKYDCADWFIFDNNNTGIQNDYVKAVAYDKSGNILIGTYGSGIVFHKSDKNTTSWRGEIPGTYIQTLKTDSANKIWVGTQFNGLLHFNGAKWDTFNTSNSPIPSNNVLCVNIDSYGNKWIGTDNGVAKFNGINWTIYNRYNSGLPGRYISSILIDKFNYKWIGTENGLVITDEASWGVYNTSTSGLPENWIISLAIDSLNNKWIGTWRYGLVKYDGTNWTVYNTSNSGLPSNWIRVIKVDTIGNLWIGTENAGLVKYDGTNWQVFNVSNSELPSNSITSIEIDGANHKIIGTNAGLSIYREGGVILDVKDYQPANVPERFSLSQNYPNPFNGVTSIEYSVLRREHVSLKVYDVLGREIATLVDEINDPGIYNSQLSILNSQLSTGIYFYQLKAGNYTETKKMVVVK